The Carassius gibelio isolate Cgi1373 ecotype wild population from Czech Republic chromosome A24, carGib1.2-hapl.c, whole genome shotgun sequence genome window below encodes:
- the LOC127946007 gene encoding ependymin, whose translation MRSIILIFISSLSCSISAQPRPCESPTLYVGSVSMTAADGIITSAASYSYDAHAQQIRFRNYMTVFNESITMDLLLLFKQGVMYEIDYSRLSCQKKVLESSFHPTRVPADAVFMGQVILGTMSVPGLGLLTNSWVGEIPEIQAQYMLTFTEFTCLPVSAMVFTPQTGWITFSFYNHLLGVQNPQDFVPPFFCPKAAPEEHLPKTNFLKALRPSH comes from the exons ATGAGGAGCATCATTCTCATCTTCATCAGCTCATTGAGCTGCAGCATCAGCGCACAGCCACGGCCCtgcg AGTCTCCTACTCTGTATGTGGGCAGCGTGTCTATG ACGGCGGCGGATGGAATCATCACGTCTGCAGCCTCGTACTCTTATGATGCTCACGCTCAGCAGATCCGCTTCAGGAACTACATGACCGTCTTCAACGAGTCCATCACCATGGACCTGCTCCTGCTCTTCAAACAG GGTGTGATGTATGAGATCGATTACTCGCGTCTGTCCTGTCAGAAGAAGGTTCTGGAGTCCTCCTTCCACCCCACACGGGTCCCGGCCGACGCCGTCTTCATGGGTCAGGTGATTCTGGGAACCATGTCTGTTCCTGGTCTGGGTCTGCTGACCAACTCTTGGGTCGGAGAGATTCCTGAGATCCAGG CACAGTACATGCTGACCTTCACTGAGTTCACGTGTCTGCCGGTCAGCGCCATGGTCTTCACTCCTCAGACCGGATGGATCACCTTCAG CTTCTACAATCATCTGCTGGGTGTCCAGAATCCTCAAGACTTCGTCCCTCCGTTCTTCTGTCCCAAAGCGGCTCCGGAGGAACATCTGCCCAAAACTAACTTCCTGAAGGCCCTCCGTCCGTCTCATTAA
- the LOC127946004 gene encoding translocon-associated protein subunit alpha isoform X2, translating to MRLLQKLLLLLLLAFPAALLLKGPVVSAQDATDEEEAVDEDGADDVMAEDEDDEAEVEDDENTELTEEKEEEEEEALVGEMKASPNADTTILFVKGEDFPANNIVKFLLGFTNKGSEMFVVESLDASFRYPQDFQFYIQNFTALQLGTEVPPQRQASFEYSFIPAEPMGGRPFGLVINLNYRDSSGNVFQDAVFNQTVTITEREDGLDGETIFLYVFLAGLGLLLVVGLHQLLESRKRRRPAAKVEMGTSSHNDVDMSWIPQETLNQINKASPRQSPRKRTQKRSAGSDE from the exons ATGAGGCTGCTGCAGAagctgttgctgctgctcttaCTGGCGTTTCCCGCCGCGCTCCTGCTGAAGG ggcCGGTTGTTTCTGCACAGGATGCTACTGATGAAGAGGAGGCTGTGGATGAAGATGGAGCTGATGATGTGATggctgaggatgaggatgatgaagctGAGGTGGAGGATGATGAGAACACTGAACTA ACGGAAgaaaaggaggaagaggaggaagaagctctGGTGGGAGAGATGAAGGCTTCACCCAACGCTGACACCACCATCCTCTTCGTCAAAGGAGAAG ATTTTCCCGCCAACAACATCGTGAAGTTCCTGCTGGGATTCACTAATAAAGGCTCGGAGATGTTCGTGGTGGAGTCTCTGGACGCTTCGTTCCGTTACCCGCAGGACTTCCAGTTCTACATCCAGAACTTCACAGCGCTGCAGCTGGGGACCGAGGTTCCTCCTCAGCGTCAGGCCTCCTTCGAGTACTCCTTCATCCCTGCGGAGCCCATGGGGGGGCGGCCCTTCGGCCTCGTCATCAACCTCAACTACAGGGACAgcagc GGGAACGTGTTCCAGGACGCTGTGTTCAATCAGACGGTCACCATCACTGAGAGAGAGGACGGTCTGGACGGAGAGAC gatctTCTTGTACGTGTTCCTGGCGGGTCTCGGTCTGCTGCTGGTGGTCGGCCTTCATCAGCTGCTCGAGTCACGCAAG aggAGACGGCCCGCAGCTAAAGTGGAGATGGGAACGTCCAGTCACAATGATGTGGACATGAGCTGGATCCCACAGGAAACACTCAAccagatca aTAAAGCGTCTCCAAGACAGTCTCCACGCAAGAGGACTCAGAAACGCTCGGCCGGATCAGACGAGTGA
- the LOC127946002 gene encoding serine/threonine-protein phosphatase 4 regulatory subunit 1-like isoform X2 translates to MADLSLLQDSQEDTDGLLDFVSQDEMLTPLGRLDKYISSENIFNRQMVARSLLDTLRAVSEDERDCVSVLEQIDRLADDPEPTVRAELMEQIPHIAIFCQEHRPSIPFAFSKYLLPIVVRYLSDQNNLVRKTSQAALLVLLEQELMERGDVESLVCPVLVDLTAPDSSDDVKTEAMAIICKMAPMVGKDVTERLFLPRFCEMCCDCRMFHVRKVCAANFGDMCSVVGGEATEELLLPRFFQLCSDNVWGVRKACAECFMSVSSASSPEVRRSRLSSLFISLISDPSRWVRQAAFQSLGPFISTFAGPSSSSGQFFRDEERSGSQTHSTDAESVCPPQEQDESLTADDSQKCLPSSSSSSSSSEEEIPEQELFNSFHFWRTPIPRLDPELDLEEDRRPPAPPLDRKHLQELIENLEPHIDDPDVKAQVDVLTAALRATALDSGLEEAFLEPQAARSNPFSSQQPSEHLSADIQRRVTCDDDDSDGSDCCLNPEDERKSKQQLLHQDTRRKYLYQLQEFLVTDNSRNWRFRSELAEQLVLLLELYSAQDVHDYLRPLALCLCSDRVSSVRWTSYRLVSEIIRKLSSCSSLLVSFLGELVEKFCHSQKWSGRQAFAFVCQLSIEEECLSLEQFSEHLLPPLLQLASDPVPNVRVLLAKTLRQTLLEREYFVSSVNGQQEALEHTLVSLQTDVDKDVKYFASVHPSSTRLNEDAMSTTSSTY, encoded by the exons ATGGCGG ATCTCTCTCTGCTGCAGGACTCGCAGGAGGACACGGACGGAT TGCTGGACTTCGTGTCTCAGGATGAGATGTTGACTCCTCTGGGTCGACTGGACAAGTACATCAGCAGCGAGAACATCTTCAACAG GCAGATGGTGGCCCGCAGTCTTCTGGACACACTCCGGGCGGTCAGCGAGGATGAGCGCGACTGTGTGTCTGTGCTGGAGCAGATCGACAGACTCGCAGACGACCCGG AGCCGACGGTTCGAGCGGAGCTGATGGAGCAGATCCCACACATCGCCATCTTCTGTCAGGAGCACAGACCTTCCATTCCCTTCGCTTTCTCCAAGTACCTGCTTCCCATCGTGGTGCGGTACCTGTCCGACCAGAACAACCTG GTGAGGAAGACGAGTCAGGCGGCGCTGCTGGTGCTGCTGGAGCAGGAGCTGATGGAGCGAGGAGACGTGGAGAGTCTGGTGTGTCCAGTGCTGGTGGATCTGACCGCTCCCGACAGCAGCGACGACGTCAAGACGGAAGCCATGGCG ATCATCTGTAAAATGGCTCCGATGGTGGGGAAGGACGTCACCGAGAGACTCTTCCTGCCGCGCTTCTGTGAGATGTGCTGCGACTGCAGGATGTTCCACGTGCGCAAG GTTTGTGCGGCGAACTTCGGAGACATGTGCAGTGTGGTCGGAGGAGAGGCGACGGAGGAGCTGCTG CTGCCGCGGTTCTTCCAGCTGTGCTCTGATAACGTGTGGGGGGTGCGCAAGGCCTGCGCCGAGTGCTTCATGAGCGTCTCCTCGGCCTCGTCTCCAGAAGTGCGGCGCAGCAGACTCTCGTCTCTGTTCATCAGTCTGATCAGCGACCCGTCACGCTGG GTGCGTCAGGCCGCGTTCCAGTCCCTCGGGCCCTTCATCTCCACCTTCGCCGGCCCCAGCAGTAGCTCGGGTCAGTTCTTCAGAGACGAGGAGCGGAGCGGCTCACAGACTCACAG CACAGACGCAGAGAGCGTGTGTCCGCCGCAGGAGCAGGACGAGAGTCTGACCGCAGACGACTCACAGAAGTGCcttccttcatcatcatcatcatcatcatcatcagaggaGGAGATCCCGGAGCAGGAGCTCTTCAACTCCTTCCACTTCTGGAGGACGCCCATCCCACGGCTCGACCCGGAGCTGGATCTGGAGGAGGACAGGCGGCCCCCGGCCCCCCCGCTGGACAGGAAGCACCTGCAGGAGCTGATCGAGAACCTGGAGCCGCACATCGATGACCCCGACGTCAAAG CACAAGTGGACGTCCTGACTGCTGCTCTGAGAGCCACGGCGCTGGACTCTGGACTGGAAGAAGCTTTCCTGGAGCCTCAAGCAGCTCGATCAAACCCTTTCAGCTCCCAGCAGCCCTCAGAACACCTGTCAGCCGacatacag AGGCGTGTGACGTGTGACGATGATGACTCTGACGGGAGCGACTGCTGCCTGAATCCTGAAGACGAGAGGAAATCCAAACAGCAG CTGCTGCATCAGGACACCCGGAGGAAGTATCTGTATCAGCTGCAGGAGTTTCTGGTGACAGATAACAGTCGTAACTGGAGGTTTCGCTCCGAGCTGGCCGA gcagCTGGTGCTGCTGCTGGAGCTGTACAGTGCTCAGGATGTTCATGATTATCTGCGGCCGCTGGCTCTGTGTCTGTGTTCTGACCGCGTGTCGTCTGTGCGCTGGACGTCCTACAGACTG GTGAGTGAGATCATCAGGAAGCTGTCGTCGTGTTCGTCTCTGCTGGTCAGTTTTCTGGGAGAGCTGGTGGAGAAGTTCTGTCACTCTCAGAAGTGGTCCGGTCGTCAGGCGTTTGCCTTCGTCTGTCAG CTGTCTATAGAGGAGGAGTGTCTGTCTCTGGAGCAGTTCTCCGAGcatcttcttcctcctcttcttcagctGGCGTCTGATCCGGTCCCTAACGTCCGTGTGCTGCTGGCCAAAACCCTGCGGCAGACGCTGCTGgagcgag agtatTTTGTGAGCTCGGTGAATGGTCAGCAGGAGGCGCTGGAGCACACACTCGTCTCTCTGCAGACAGATGTGGATAAAGACGTCAAATACTTCGCCAGCGTTCACCCCAGCAGCACACGTCTGAACGAGGACGCCATGAGCACCACGTCCTCCACCTACTGA
- the LOC127946006 gene encoding twisted gastrulation protein homolog 1-A isoform X1, with protein sequence MVSLEHRESRVNSLLVVMQPSSSVFLLFLSSFSLALACNKALCASDVSKCLIQELCQCRPSDGNCSCCKECLMCLGSLWEECCDCVGMCNPKNLSDTPATAKSTVEELQRPIPSLFRALTDGDAPINMMVVSFPVAEELSYQQNLLSFLETLDTHHNVSLPGNSIHASYDTPDKLCTVVYFDDCVSIRQCKQYCESMGGSKYRWFHNACCECIGPECLDYGSKTVKCMNCLF encoded by the exons ATGGTTTCTCTCGAGCACAGAGAGA GTCGGGTGAACTCGCTTCTGGTCGTAATGCAGCCTTCATCATCAGTGTTTCTTCTTTTTCTATCAAGTTTTTCTCTCGCTTTGGCCTGTAATAAAGCTCTGTGCGCCAGTGACGTCAGCAAGTGTCTCATTCAG GAGCTGTGTCAGTGTCGGCCGTCAGATGGGAACTGCTCGTGCTGTAAGGAGTGTCTGATGTGTTTGGGTTCTCTGTGGGAGGAGTGCTGCGACTGTGTGG GCATGTGTAACCCGAAGAACCTGAGCGACACGCCGGCGACGGCCAAGAGCACAGTGGAGGAGCTCCAGCGGCCGATTCCCTCGCTCTTCAGAGCGCTGACCGACGGAGACGCTCCCATCAACATGATGGTGGTGTCCTTCCCTGTGGCTGAAGAGCTGTCCTATCAGCAGAACCTGCTGTCCTTCCTGGAGACGCTGGACACACACCACAACGTGTCTCTGCCCGGGAACAGCATCCACGCCAGCTACGACACGCCAG ataagCTGTGTACGGTGGTGTACTTCGACGACTGTGTGTCGATCCGTCAGTGTAAGCAGTACTGTGAGTCGATGGGAGGATCGAAGTACCGCTGGTTCCACAATGCTTGCTGCGAGTGCATCGGACCCGAGTGCCTCGACTACGGCAGCAAAACCGTCAAGTGCATGAACTGTCTGTTCTGA
- the LOC127946006 gene encoding twisted gastrulation protein homolog 1-B isoform X2 — protein MQPSSSVFLLFLSSFSLALACNKALCASDVSKCLIQELCQCRPSDGNCSCCKECLMCLGSLWEECCDCVGMCNPKNLSDTPATAKSTVEELQRPIPSLFRALTDGDAPINMMVVSFPVAEELSYQQNLLSFLETLDTHHNVSLPGNSIHASYDTPDKLCTVVYFDDCVSIRQCKQYCESMGGSKYRWFHNACCECIGPECLDYGSKTVKCMNCLF, from the exons ATGCAGCCTTCATCATCAGTGTTTCTTCTTTTTCTATCAAGTTTTTCTCTCGCTTTGGCCTGTAATAAAGCTCTGTGCGCCAGTGACGTCAGCAAGTGTCTCATTCAG GAGCTGTGTCAGTGTCGGCCGTCAGATGGGAACTGCTCGTGCTGTAAGGAGTGTCTGATGTGTTTGGGTTCTCTGTGGGAGGAGTGCTGCGACTGTGTGG GCATGTGTAACCCGAAGAACCTGAGCGACACGCCGGCGACGGCCAAGAGCACAGTGGAGGAGCTCCAGCGGCCGATTCCCTCGCTCTTCAGAGCGCTGACCGACGGAGACGCTCCCATCAACATGATGGTGGTGTCCTTCCCTGTGGCTGAAGAGCTGTCCTATCAGCAGAACCTGCTGTCCTTCCTGGAGACGCTGGACACACACCACAACGTGTCTCTGCCCGGGAACAGCATCCACGCCAGCTACGACACGCCAG ataagCTGTGTACGGTGGTGTACTTCGACGACTGTGTGTCGATCCGTCAGTGTAAGCAGTACTGTGAGTCGATGGGAGGATCGAAGTACCGCTGGTTCCACAATGCTTGCTGCGAGTGCATCGGACCCGAGTGCCTCGACTACGGCAGCAAAACCGTCAAGTGCATGAACTGTCTGTTCTGA
- the LOC127946002 gene encoding serine/threonine-protein phosphatase 4 regulatory subunit 1-like isoform X1, with translation MADLSLLQDSQEDTDGLLDFVSQDEMLTPLGRLDKYISSENIFNRQMVARSLLDTLRAVSEDERDCVSVLEQIDRLADDPEPTVRAELMEQIPHIAIFCQEHRPSIPFAFSKYLLPIVVRYLSDQNNLVRKTSQAALLVLLEQELMERGDVESLVCPVLVDLTAPDSSDDVKTEAMAIICKMAPMVGKDVTERLFLPRFCEMCCDCRMFHVRKVCAANFGDMCSVVGGEATEELLLPRFFQLCSDNVWGVRKACAECFMSVSSASSPEVRRSRLSSLFISLISDPSRWVRQAAFQSLGPFISTFAGPSSSSGQFFRDEERSGSQTHSTDAESVCPPQEQDESLTADDSQKCLPSSSSSSSSSEEEIPEQELFNSFHFWRTPIPRLDPELDLEEDRRPPAPPLDRKHLQELIENLEPHIDDPDVKAQVDVLTAALRATALDSGLEEAFLEPQAARSNPFSSQQPSEHLSADIQRRVTCDDDDSDGSDCCLNPEDERKSKQQDVVPQALLEQYLSMTDPSRAQTVDMEIARHCAFSLPGVALTLGRQNWHCLRDTYETLASDMQWKVRRTLAFSIHELALILGDQLTTAHLVPIFNSFLKDLDEVRIGVLKHLYDFLKLLHQDTRRKYLYQLQEFLVTDNSRNWRFRSELAEQLVLLLELYSAQDVHDYLRPLALCLCSDRVSSVRWTSYRLVSEIIRKLSSCSSLLVSFLGELVEKFCHSQKWSGRQAFAFVCQLSIEEECLSLEQFSEHLLPPLLQLASDPVPNVRVLLAKTLRQTLLEREYFVSSVNGQQEALEHTLVSLQTDVDKDVKYFASVHPSSTRLNEDAMSTTSSTY, from the exons ATGGCGG ATCTCTCTCTGCTGCAGGACTCGCAGGAGGACACGGACGGAT TGCTGGACTTCGTGTCTCAGGATGAGATGTTGACTCCTCTGGGTCGACTGGACAAGTACATCAGCAGCGAGAACATCTTCAACAG GCAGATGGTGGCCCGCAGTCTTCTGGACACACTCCGGGCGGTCAGCGAGGATGAGCGCGACTGTGTGTCTGTGCTGGAGCAGATCGACAGACTCGCAGACGACCCGG AGCCGACGGTTCGAGCGGAGCTGATGGAGCAGATCCCACACATCGCCATCTTCTGTCAGGAGCACAGACCTTCCATTCCCTTCGCTTTCTCCAAGTACCTGCTTCCCATCGTGGTGCGGTACCTGTCCGACCAGAACAACCTG GTGAGGAAGACGAGTCAGGCGGCGCTGCTGGTGCTGCTGGAGCAGGAGCTGATGGAGCGAGGAGACGTGGAGAGTCTGGTGTGTCCAGTGCTGGTGGATCTGACCGCTCCCGACAGCAGCGACGACGTCAAGACGGAAGCCATGGCG ATCATCTGTAAAATGGCTCCGATGGTGGGGAAGGACGTCACCGAGAGACTCTTCCTGCCGCGCTTCTGTGAGATGTGCTGCGACTGCAGGATGTTCCACGTGCGCAAG GTTTGTGCGGCGAACTTCGGAGACATGTGCAGTGTGGTCGGAGGAGAGGCGACGGAGGAGCTGCTG CTGCCGCGGTTCTTCCAGCTGTGCTCTGATAACGTGTGGGGGGTGCGCAAGGCCTGCGCCGAGTGCTTCATGAGCGTCTCCTCGGCCTCGTCTCCAGAAGTGCGGCGCAGCAGACTCTCGTCTCTGTTCATCAGTCTGATCAGCGACCCGTCACGCTGG GTGCGTCAGGCCGCGTTCCAGTCCCTCGGGCCCTTCATCTCCACCTTCGCCGGCCCCAGCAGTAGCTCGGGTCAGTTCTTCAGAGACGAGGAGCGGAGCGGCTCACAGACTCACAG CACAGACGCAGAGAGCGTGTGTCCGCCGCAGGAGCAGGACGAGAGTCTGACCGCAGACGACTCACAGAAGTGCcttccttcatcatcatcatcatcatcatcatcagaggaGGAGATCCCGGAGCAGGAGCTCTTCAACTCCTTCCACTTCTGGAGGACGCCCATCCCACGGCTCGACCCGGAGCTGGATCTGGAGGAGGACAGGCGGCCCCCGGCCCCCCCGCTGGACAGGAAGCACCTGCAGGAGCTGATCGAGAACCTGGAGCCGCACATCGATGACCCCGACGTCAAAG CACAAGTGGACGTCCTGACTGCTGCTCTGAGAGCCACGGCGCTGGACTCTGGACTGGAAGAAGCTTTCCTGGAGCCTCAAGCAGCTCGATCAAACCCTTTCAGCTCCCAGCAGCCCTCAGAACACCTGTCAGCCGacatacag AGGCGTGTGACGTGTGACGATGATGACTCTGACGGGAGCGACTGCTGCCTGAATCCTGAAGACGAGAGGAAATCCAAACAGCAG GATGTGGTTCCCCAGGCGCTGCTGGAGCAGTATCTGTCGATGACGGACCCGTCTCGCGCTCAGACGGTGGATATGGAGATCGCGAGGCACTGTGCGTTCAGTCTGCCTGGAGTCGCTCTGACCCTGGGACGACAGAACTGGCACTGCCTGCGCGACACCTACGAGACGCTGGCCTCCgacatgcag tggaagGTGCGGCGGACACTAGCGTTCTCCATCCATGAGCTGGCTCTGATTCTGGGAGATCAGCTGACCACTGCTCATCTGGTGCCCATCTTCAACAGCTTCCTGAAGGATCTGGACGAGGTTCGCATCGGCGTCCTCAAGCACCTCTACGACTTCCTCAAG CTGCTGCATCAGGACACCCGGAGGAAGTATCTGTATCAGCTGCAGGAGTTTCTGGTGACAGATAACAGTCGTAACTGGAGGTTTCGCTCCGAGCTGGCCGA gcagCTGGTGCTGCTGCTGGAGCTGTACAGTGCTCAGGATGTTCATGATTATCTGCGGCCGCTGGCTCTGTGTCTGTGTTCTGACCGCGTGTCGTCTGTGCGCTGGACGTCCTACAGACTG GTGAGTGAGATCATCAGGAAGCTGTCGTCGTGTTCGTCTCTGCTGGTCAGTTTTCTGGGAGAGCTGGTGGAGAAGTTCTGTCACTCTCAGAAGTGGTCCGGTCGTCAGGCGTTTGCCTTCGTCTGTCAG CTGTCTATAGAGGAGGAGTGTCTGTCTCTGGAGCAGTTCTCCGAGcatcttcttcctcctcttcttcagctGGCGTCTGATCCGGTCCCTAACGTCCGTGTGCTGCTGGCCAAAACCCTGCGGCAGACGCTGCTGgagcgag agtatTTTGTGAGCTCGGTGAATGGTCAGCAGGAGGCGCTGGAGCACACACTCGTCTCTCTGCAGACAGATGTGGATAAAGACGTCAAATACTTCGCCAGCGTTCACCCCAGCAGCACACGTCTGAACGAGGACGCCATGAGCACCACGTCCTCCACCTACTGA
- the LOC127946005 gene encoding vesicle-associated membrane protein-associated protein A has protein sequence MSRLEQVLILDPSSDLRFRGPFTDVVTANLKLRNPSDRRVCFKVKTTAPRRYCVRPNSGVIDPGSTVTVSVMLQPFEYDPNEKSKHKFMVQSILVPAGASDLEALWKDARPDDLMDSKLRCVFEMPSDNEKMIEPEAAVNVSSGARATDDTEMKKLMEECKRLQTELGRLLDENHQLKDEGLRMRKVNQCDSSVSRSSAVMQSKDTSSRSLPSLLVVIAAIFIGFFLGKFVL, from the exons ATGTCCAGACTGGAGCAGGTTCTGATCCTCGACCCGTCGAGTGACCTCCGCTTCAGAG GACCCTTCACTGATGTGGTGACCGCTAACCTGAAGCTGAGGAACCCGTCCGACAGAAGAGTATGCTTCAAAGTGAAGACCACAGCTCCTCGCCGTTACTGTGTGCGGCCCAACAGCGGCGTGATCGACCCCGGCTCCACCGTCACCGTCTCAG TCATGCTGCAGCCCTTTGAGTACGACCCGAACGAGAAGAGCAAGCACAAGTTCATGGTGCAGTCCATCCTGGTGCCGGCCGGCGCGAGCGACCTGGAAGCCTTG TGGAAAGATGCCAGACCGGACGACCTGATGGACTCCAAGCTGCGCTGCGTGTTCGAGATGCCCTCAGACAACGAGAAGatg ATCGAGCCGGAGGCTGCTGTGAACGTCTCGTCAGGAGCCAGAGCCACAGACGACACCGAGATGAAGAAACTGATGGAGGAGTGTAAGAGACTGCAGACGGAGCTGGGGAGACTACTGGACGAGAACCACCAGCTCaag GACGAAGGGCTGAGGATGAGGAAGGTCAATCAGTGTGACAGCTCTGTGTCCAGGTCTTCGGCGGTGATGCAGAGTAAAGACACGTCCTCCAGATCTCTGCCGTCTCTGCTGGTGGTCATCGCTGCCATCTTCATCGGGTTCTTCCTCGGGAAGTTTGTCTTGTAG
- the LOC127946004 gene encoding translocon-associated protein subunit alpha isoform X1 gives MRLLQKLLLLLLLAFPAALLLKGPVVSAQDATDEEEAVDEDGADDVMAEDEDDEAEVEDDENTELTEEKEEEEEEALVGEMKASPNADTTILFVKGEDFPANNIVKFLLGFTNKGSEMFVVESLDASFRYPQDFQFYIQNFTALQLGTEVPPQRQASFEYSFIPAEPMGGRPFGLVINLNYRDSSGNVFQDAVFNQTVTITEREDGLDGETIFLYVFLAGLGLLLVVGLHQLLESRKRRRPAAKVEMGTSSHNDVDMSWIPQETLNQIMASRRDKASPRQSPRKRTQKRSAGSDE, from the exons ATGAGGCTGCTGCAGAagctgttgctgctgctcttaCTGGCGTTTCCCGCCGCGCTCCTGCTGAAGG ggcCGGTTGTTTCTGCACAGGATGCTACTGATGAAGAGGAGGCTGTGGATGAAGATGGAGCTGATGATGTGATggctgaggatgaggatgatgaagctGAGGTGGAGGATGATGAGAACACTGAACTA ACGGAAgaaaaggaggaagaggaggaagaagctctGGTGGGAGAGATGAAGGCTTCACCCAACGCTGACACCACCATCCTCTTCGTCAAAGGAGAAG ATTTTCCCGCCAACAACATCGTGAAGTTCCTGCTGGGATTCACTAATAAAGGCTCGGAGATGTTCGTGGTGGAGTCTCTGGACGCTTCGTTCCGTTACCCGCAGGACTTCCAGTTCTACATCCAGAACTTCACAGCGCTGCAGCTGGGGACCGAGGTTCCTCCTCAGCGTCAGGCCTCCTTCGAGTACTCCTTCATCCCTGCGGAGCCCATGGGGGGGCGGCCCTTCGGCCTCGTCATCAACCTCAACTACAGGGACAgcagc GGGAACGTGTTCCAGGACGCTGTGTTCAATCAGACGGTCACCATCACTGAGAGAGAGGACGGTCTGGACGGAGAGAC gatctTCTTGTACGTGTTCCTGGCGGGTCTCGGTCTGCTGCTGGTGGTCGGCCTTCATCAGCTGCTCGAGTCACGCAAG aggAGACGGCCCGCAGCTAAAGTGGAGATGGGAACGTCCAGTCACAATGATGTGGACATGAGCTGGATCCCACAGGAAACACTCAAccagatca TGGCGAGTCGGAGAG aTAAAGCGTCTCCAAGACAGTCTCCACGCAAGAGGACTCAGAAACGCTCGGCCGGATCAGACGAGTGA